Proteins from a single region of Xiphias gladius isolate SHS-SW01 ecotype Sanya breed wild chromosome 2, ASM1685928v1, whole genome shotgun sequence:
- the LOC120801155 gene encoding tetraspanin-8-like gives MQRSAVVVVAEKTTLKRPFIFANAVHMALCFFMLTMTVAWHRDLIQTGKLVSSVSVVLMYVIEIGCLLLSVLGVFGAFKGKRWCLILYATGMAAASQTIIVRTALSYQDLYEKRVVREESKLLSMMPLSGASKANRTLLYSIQEEFECCGLIEGYKDWGSFIPASCNCQYPGKCIRLRGSATLGAPKNQYVYQEPCLPIYVSELKLAFSLAMGIQFGSGVFWMVLLVMSIKLMGQIRRKQEFMALLQSNRYVPGAF, from the exons ATGCAGCGGAGCGCGGTGGTCGTGGTGGCGGAAAAAACGACCCTGAAAAGGCCGTTTATTTTCGCGAACGCCGTGCATATG GCGCTGTGCTTCTTCATGCTGACAATGACAGTAGCTTGGCACAGAGACCTCATACAGACTGGCAAA ctgGTGTCCAGCGTTTCTGTGGTGTTAATGTACGTCATAGAGATCGGCTGCCTGCTGCTCTCAGTGCTGGGTGTGTTTGGAGCCTTTAAAGGAAAGAGATGGTGTTTGATTCTG tatgcAACTGGGATGGCGGCGGCCAGTCAAACAATAATTGTTAGAACAGCGCTAAGCTACCAAGATCTTTATgag AAACGTGTAGTCCGTGAAGAGTCAAAGTTGCTGTCCATGATGCCGCTCAGTGGAGCAAGCAAAGCCAACAGGACCCTGCTGTATAGTATTCAAGAAGAA TTTGAGTGCTGCGGTCTTATTGAAGGCTACAAAGACTGGGGCTCTTTCATCCCTGCCTCCTGCAACTGTCAGTATCCAGGAAAATGT ATTCGACTACGGGGCAGCGCCACACTCGGGGCTCCAAAGAACCAGTATGTTTAtcaagag ccTTGCCTACCGATTTATGTCTCCGAACTAAAGCTTGCATTCTCATTGGCGATGGGTATACAATTTGGAAGCGGAGTGTTTTGg ATGGTTTTACTTGTTATGAGCATCAAGCTCATGGGCCAGATAAGGAGAAAACAGGAATTCATGGCTCTTCTCCAATCAAACAGATATGTCCCTGGTGCCTTCTAG